In Rahnella aquatilis CIP 78.65 = ATCC 33071, one DNA window encodes the following:
- a CDS encoding transposase — protein MKYDFQIKMIAVRHYLDGHDGFKITARKYHVPASSLRAWTAAYQFHGEQAFRKATRIYSEQFRAHVVDVTLREHLSMRSAAARFNIADYQTIKRWILAAKNSAFPALKERNNMAQKTQKPEIKPEDMTPAELLEEVRYLRAERAYNEKLDALMKSKTERKKKSTPSGH, from the coding sequence ATGAAGTACGATTTTCAAATCAAAATGATAGCCGTCAGGCACTATCTTGACGGCCACGATGGCTTCAAAATTACCGCCCGCAAATATCACGTTCCGGCATCCTCACTTCGTGCATGGACTGCTGCCTATCAATTTCACGGTGAGCAGGCTTTTCGTAAGGCGACTCGCATCTATTCCGAACAGTTTCGTGCTCATGTCGTCGATGTGACTCTTCGCGAACATCTTTCTATGCGTTCTGCCGCCGCCCGATTTAATATTGCTGATTATCAGACAATCAAACGCTGGATCCTGGCTGCTAAAAACTCAGCTTTTCCAGCTCTGAAAGAGAGGAATAACATGGCGCAGAAAACGCAAAAACCTGAGATAAAGCCTGAAGACATGACGCCTGCCGAGCTTCTGGAAGAGGTGCGCTATCTGCGTGCTGAACGCGCTTACAACGAAAAGCTCGACGCCCTGATGAAGTCAAAAACAGAACGGAAGAAAAAATCCACGCCATCAGGGCATTAA
- a CDS encoding IS3 family transposase: MGEHRLQDLLKSARLPRSTWYWWQSREQAGDDVTLCDAIGQLAVRHKRCYGYRRVTLELRNQGVRVNHKKVFRLMREMDVQARVRPKKYRSYKDDIGMAPAPNLLRRKFNASGPGVKLVTDVTEFNVGGDKLYLSPVMDLYNAEIIAMSIGTRPTFELTEKMLNDLLTSGYVRKKAILHSDQGWQYRMPSWQKRLKEAGIRQSMSRKGNCYDNAAMESFFAVLKTEMFHGYKFESREKLAESIEAYVAYYNHDRIKMKLGGMSPADYRTQMFPLH; the protein is encoded by the coding sequence ATCGGAGAACACCGTCTCCAGGATCTGTTGAAATCTGCGAGGTTGCCACGAAGCACCTGGTACTGGTGGCAATCGCGGGAGCAAGCCGGGGATGACGTGACGTTATGTGACGCCATCGGGCAACTGGCCGTCCGCCACAAGCGGTGCTATGGCTATCGCCGCGTCACGTTAGAACTGCGCAATCAGGGCGTGCGGGTCAATCATAAAAAGGTGTTCCGCCTGATGCGGGAAATGGATGTACAGGCGCGGGTGCGGCCTAAAAAATACCGGAGTTATAAGGACGATATCGGGATGGCGCCAGCGCCCAATCTGCTGAGACGGAAATTTAACGCCTCCGGACCGGGGGTAAAGCTGGTGACGGATGTTACCGAGTTCAATGTGGGCGGGGATAAACTGTATTTATCGCCGGTCATGGATTTATACAATGCAGAAATCATCGCGATGAGTATAGGTACGCGGCCGACTTTCGAGCTGACTGAAAAGATGCTAAATGATTTACTTACATCAGGTTACGTCAGAAAAAAAGCCATTCTACATAGCGATCAGGGCTGGCAATATAGGATGCCTTCGTGGCAAAAAAGGCTCAAAGAGGCAGGGATAAGACAGAGCATGTCGCGAAAAGGCAATTGCTATGACAATGCCGCAATGGAAAGCTTTTTTGCGGTGTTGAAGACGGAGATGTTCCACGGTTATAAGTTCGAGAGCAGGGAAAAACTGGCTGAGTCGATAGAAGCGTATGTCGCTTACTATAACCACGATAGAATAAAGATGAAGTTGGGTGGAATGAGTCCAGCAGATTACCGGACTCAAATGTTCCCCCTGCACTAA